In the genome of Fibrobacter succinogenes, one region contains:
- a CDS encoding GGDEF domain-containing protein gives MDLDEFINEFGSTACIISIEMKPDGSYGKICIETGNKAYLSSFEQKNEFNDGRPNLTFQPGLDYTAYIPKDLNFEHFIYSCAVLNKPMHAYVHPDRYNMWFNLFSVPVDFGVPNKGYCVYTQEMSTKVNIDQMTNLSAKTTSDILKTCIKLRSTKNFLKTMDEVIADIRTICGANFCCIMLTDFKTNSCSLLSESAAPELGHYSLNDFLNDSFIDIVKSWPETIAGSSCLIIKDNIDMEELKARNPRWHASMQEAKIKSLVLFPLQYNHENIGFIWATNFDTKDTDRIKETLELTTYFVASEVANYQLLQKLEMLSSTDLLTGVKNRNAMNNRVFKIVTGRERMPSSYGVIFADLNGLKTVNDNNGHNAGDKLLKKAADTLKTIFSGSEIYRAGGDEFVIIFMGTPKEVIESKIEQLHKMAEDPSNVSFALGFHYEENCGDIRAAMREADSRMYKDKKHFYEIHPESRTR, from the coding sequence ATGGATTTAGACGAATTTATAAATGAATTTGGTTCTACGGCTTGTATCATATCTATCGAAATGAAACCCGATGGGAGCTACGGCAAAATATGTATCGAAACCGGTAACAAGGCCTACCTTTCATCTTTCGAACAGAAAAACGAATTCAACGACGGACGACCTAATCTGACATTTCAGCCTGGACTAGATTACACTGCTTATATTCCAAAAGACTTGAACTTCGAACATTTTATCTATAGCTGTGCCGTTCTCAACAAGCCCATGCACGCCTATGTCCATCCTGATCGATACAACATGTGGTTCAACCTTTTTAGCGTTCCGGTTGATTTTGGAGTACCAAACAAAGGCTACTGCGTCTACACTCAAGAAATGTCCACCAAGGTCAACATCGACCAAATGACAAACTTATCCGCAAAGACAACTTCGGACATTCTTAAGACATGCATCAAACTCCGCAGCACCAAGAATTTTCTCAAAACAATGGACGAAGTCATCGCGGACATCCGTACCATCTGCGGTGCAAATTTCTGCTGCATCATGCTCACCGATTTCAAGACAAACTCTTGTTCATTGCTAAGCGAAAGCGCCGCCCCTGAACTAGGCCATTATTCACTAAATGATTTCTTGAACGATTCTTTTATTGACATCGTTAAATCATGGCCCGAGACCATTGCTGGAAGTTCTTGCCTTATTATTAAGGACAACATAGATATGGAAGAGCTCAAGGCACGCAACCCCCGTTGGCACGCTTCCATGCAAGAAGCCAAAATCAAGAGCCTCGTTTTATTCCCACTACAGTACAATCACGAGAACATCGGCTTTATATGGGCAACAAATTTTGACACAAAAGATACCGATCGAATCAAGGAAACGCTCGAACTCACCACATACTTTGTCGCCTCGGAAGTGGCGAACTACCAGCTTTTACAAAAACTCGAAATGCTGAGTTCCACAGACCTCCTTACAGGCGTCAAGAACCGAAACGCCATGAACAATCGCGTTTTCAAAATCGTGACCGGACGCGAACGCATGCCAAGTTCCTATGGCGTCATATTTGCCGATTTAAACGGCCTCAAGACCGTCAACGACAATAACGGACACAACGCCGGAGACAAATTGCTAAAGAAAGCAGCCGACACGTTAAAAACAATTTTCAGCGGAAGCGAAATCTACCGTGCCGGCGGCGACGAGTTCGTAATTATATTCATGGGAACCCCAAAAGAAGTCATCGAATCCAAAATCGAGCAACTCCATAAAATGGCGGAAGACCCAAGCAACGTCAGCTTCGCACTAGGCTTCCACTACGAAGAAAACTGTGGAGATATCCGCGCCGCCATGCGAGAAGCCGACTCCCGCATGTACAAAGACAAGAAACATTTTTACGAAATACACCCCGAAAGCAGGACCCGCTAA
- a CDS encoding sensor domain-containing diguanylate cyclase, with amino-acid sequence MKNLQNFIEQFKTMACILSVEKRNDGKAGNICIEIANKQYIEFLEKLNGNGKSSFETKFEPGSNYERFMPKALDFERCCHECAIEQKPVQAFIQPEQSNIHISMILLPLGIEDPNKAYCTLSQETSEESESSEESMLSAEMSKNVLKTCVKLRGATNLQKTMDEVIEDIRKICGANYCCVLLTNFNEHTYSVFSDSIKANSNHRSVRDYITEDFVDYAKTWLHLLAGNSCLIIKNKEDLETIEQNFPNWHRSLTNANIESLVLLPLEYNNVILGFIWVSNFDVSNTLNIKETLELTTFFVASEIANYQLVGRLEYLSNMDLLTNVQNRNSMNNRVSQFMNGKVQYKSLAVIFADLNGLKPVNDKYGHDAGDELLKKASSALKLTFSKSEIYRAGGDEFLVIILDQPKEDIEAKVQKLRENSENTDNVSFSLGFYYNENGGNIRTAMHEADVRMYEDKKQFYLRHPEKRKKL; translated from the coding sequence ATGAAGAACTTACAGAATTTTATCGAACAATTTAAAACAATGGCCTGCATCCTTTCTGTCGAAAAAAGAAATGACGGGAAAGCAGGAAATATTTGCATCGAAATAGCCAACAAGCAATATATCGAATTTTTGGAAAAGCTGAACGGAAATGGCAAATCAAGTTTTGAAACAAAATTCGAACCAGGCTCCAATTACGAGAGATTCATGCCCAAAGCTTTGGACTTTGAGCGATGCTGCCACGAGTGCGCCATTGAACAAAAACCGGTCCAAGCATTTATCCAACCCGAGCAATCCAATATCCACATAAGTATGATATTGCTCCCCCTGGGAATAGAAGATCCAAACAAGGCGTATTGCACCTTGTCGCAGGAAACTTCAGAAGAAAGTGAGTCCAGCGAAGAATCAATGCTTTCAGCAGAAATGTCTAAAAACGTCTTGAAGACATGCGTCAAGCTCCGCGGTGCCACGAACTTGCAAAAGACCATGGATGAAGTCATCGAAGACATCCGCAAAATTTGCGGAGCAAACTACTGCTGTGTTCTGCTGACCAACTTCAACGAACATACCTATTCCGTATTTAGCGACTCCATTAAAGCAAATTCAAACCATCGTTCCGTCCGTGACTATATAACAGAAGACTTCGTGGACTACGCAAAGACATGGCTTCACCTCCTTGCCGGTAACAGTTGCTTGATCATCAAAAACAAGGAAGACCTTGAAACAATCGAGCAAAACTTTCCGAACTGGCATAGATCCCTCACCAACGCAAATATCGAAAGCCTTGTGCTTTTGCCCCTAGAGTACAACAATGTCATTTTAGGATTTATTTGGGTCTCAAATTTCGATGTATCAAACACATTAAACATCAAGGAAACGCTCGAACTCACTACATTCTTTGTCGCCTCCGAAATTGCAAACTACCAGCTTGTCGGAAGGCTTGAATACCTCAGCAACATGGACCTTTTGACAAACGTACAAAACCGCAATTCCATGAACAATAGAGTTTCTCAATTTATGAACGGTAAGGTGCAGTACAAATCCCTTGCAGTTATATTTGCCGACCTGAACGGGCTAAAGCCCGTGAACGATAAATATGGGCATGATGCGGGCGATGAATTACTAAAAAAAGCATCATCCGCGCTAAAGTTGACTTTCAGCAAAAGCGAAATCTACCGTGCCGGCGGCGACGAATTCCTAGTCATCATCCTCGATCAGCCCAAAGAAGACATCGAAGCAAAAGTCCAAAAGCTACGCGAAAATTCGGAAAATACAGACAACGTAAGTTTTTCACTCGGTTTCTATTACAACGAAAACGGTGGCAATATCCGTACGGCCATGCATGAAGCCGATGTGCGCATGTACGAAGACAAGAAACAATTCTACTTACGACATCCCGAAAAAAGAAAAAAACTGTAG